The sequence TGCGCCGAGGGGATCGCCCACATCATCCTTGAAGTAACGGACGGCGGGACGCCGGCGTTGACGCGGTACAAACGGGTGGTGCTGCGGGTGAGGGGATGAGGGACAAGCAGCTATTGGTTATGACACAGCACTGTCACTATCATTGATTAGAATCCTGCATTCCAATCCAGTCATAGGAGTGCAAGATGAGCCCGACAGTATTTCGGTTGCATGGATTACGCTTCTACTTCTTTTCAAGAGAGGAACCGCGTGCGCATGTACACGTCCATGGGGAAGAAGGTGAAGCCAAGTTTTGGCTCGAACCTGAGATATCACTTGCCAGAAATGAGGGGTTTCCCGTCTGGCAGTTGAAAAAGATCCAGGAGATCATTACGGACAGACAAGATGAAATTCGAAGAGCGTGGAATCAACACTTCGGTGGTTGAGGTGACCAATGTGTCCGCGCACGGATTCTGGCTCCTTATTGGCGAGGAAGAGCTCTTCCTGCCATTTGAGCAATTTCCCTGGTTCAAGGAGGCCACGATCAGTCAGATTACGGGGGTTGATCTGGTCTCGTCGAATCATCTTTTCTGGCCGGCG comes from Rhodothermales bacterium and encodes:
- a CDS encoding DUF2442 domain-containing protein; translated protein: MKFEERGINTSVVEVTNVSAHGFWLLIGEEELFLPFEQFPWFKEATISQITGVDLVSSNHLFWPALDVDLSLEAIRHPERFPLVSNTGL